One genomic segment of Labilithrix sp. includes these proteins:
- a CDS encoding tRNA (guanine-N7)-methyltransferase, protein MKKPGPYDHAPRLPEGETVDLPALVSGAWIELEIGPGPKAGFLVERALSAPEAALVGLEIRRKWATVGDERLAKQGHAARARVFCEDARHALTRLRPDASVRRVFLHFPDPWWKKRHQKRLVMGDDLVVEIVRLLEDGGELYIQTDVEERAELYAGVVAKSPELAPAGDAADDPRMSDNPYGARSPREHRAILDTLPVTRMRWTRTARPR, encoded by the coding sequence TTGAAGAAGCCTGGACCTTACGACCATGCGCCGCGCTTGCCCGAGGGTGAGACCGTGGACCTCCCCGCGCTCGTGAGCGGCGCCTGGATCGAGCTCGAGATCGGTCCCGGGCCGAAGGCGGGTTTCCTCGTCGAGCGCGCGCTCTCCGCGCCGGAGGCGGCGCTCGTCGGCCTCGAGATCCGCCGCAAGTGGGCGACGGTCGGCGACGAGCGCCTCGCGAAGCAGGGGCACGCGGCGCGCGCGCGCGTCTTCTGCGAGGACGCGCGGCACGCGCTCACGCGCCTCCGCCCCGACGCGTCGGTGCGGCGCGTGTTCCTCCACTTCCCCGATCCGTGGTGGAAGAAGCGGCACCAGAAGCGCCTCGTGATGGGGGACGACCTCGTCGTCGAGATCGTGCGCCTGCTCGAGGACGGCGGCGAGCTCTACATCCAGACCGACGTCGAGGAGCGCGCGGAGCTCTACGCCGGCGTCGTCGCGAAGAGCCCCGAGCTCGCGCCCGCCGGCGACGCCGCGGACGATCCGCGCATGAGCGACAACCCGTACGGCGCGCGGAGCCCGCGCGAGCACCGCGCGATCCTCGACACGCTGCCGGTCACGCGGATGCGGTGGACCCGGACTGCCCGTCCTCGGTGA
- a CDS encoding ester cyclase yields the protein MRKLSFALVAVGFAALNACGEEQPPPKAPEPPPPATTAPPVASAPPAEAEPPKKSPMELQQATMQGFGEAYMARDAKKLASLYTDGGVLKVAGAPADASGREAIAQSYQKLFEAFPDYKGNASRVWIKGDTVAVEWAFNATHKGDLWGIKATEKPVGSMGIDLLWFTPEGQIKEDHTYYDGNTILSQAGISKQKGRPIPAIPTKTETIVSNNGPEEAKNIDAVKALSAALEGKKEADFLALLADNIEYDDYTQPQGMKGKADGKKFFKEMTTGFPDAKHTVEKTLAVNDYVISEETMTGTHKGSFFGVPATKKPVTVKHLTIFQFKDGKMVRGWAYSNGADFAQQLGLAPKPGAAPAAKK from the coding sequence ATGCGTAAGCTCTCGTTCGCCCTCGTGGCCGTTGGTTTTGCAGCTCTCAACGCGTGCGGTGAAGAGCAGCCGCCGCCGAAGGCGCCGGAGCCCCCGCCGCCGGCGACGACCGCGCCGCCGGTCGCCTCGGCTCCGCCGGCGGAGGCCGAGCCGCCGAAGAAGTCGCCGATGGAGCTGCAGCAGGCGACGATGCAGGGCTTCGGCGAGGCCTACATGGCGCGCGACGCGAAGAAGCTCGCGAGCCTCTACACCGACGGCGGCGTCCTCAAGGTCGCGGGCGCGCCGGCCGACGCGAGCGGTCGCGAGGCGATCGCGCAGAGCTACCAGAAGCTCTTCGAGGCGTTCCCCGACTACAAGGGCAACGCGAGCCGCGTCTGGATCAAGGGCGACACCGTCGCGGTCGAGTGGGCGTTCAACGCGACGCACAAGGGCGATCTCTGGGGCATCAAGGCGACGGAGAAGCCGGTCGGCTCGATGGGCATCGACCTCCTCTGGTTCACGCCCGAGGGCCAGATCAAGGAAGACCACACCTACTACGACGGCAACACGATCCTCTCGCAGGCCGGCATCTCGAAGCAGAAGGGCCGCCCGATCCCGGCGATCCCGACCAAGACCGAGACGATCGTCTCGAACAACGGTCCGGAGGAGGCGAAGAACATCGACGCGGTGAAGGCGCTCTCCGCCGCGCTCGAGGGCAAGAAGGAGGCGGACTTCCTCGCGCTCCTCGCCGACAACATCGAGTACGACGACTACACGCAGCCGCAGGGGATGAAGGGCAAGGCCGACGGCAAGAAGTTCTTCAAGGAGATGACGACGGGCTTCCCCGACGCGAAGCACACCGTCGAGAAGACGCTCGCGGTGAACGACTACGTCATCTCCGAGGAGACGATGACGGGCACGCACAAGGGCTCGTTCTTCGGCGTCCCCGCGACGAAGAAGCCCGTCACCGTGAAGCACCTCACGATCTTCCAGTTCAAGGACGGCAAGATGGTCCGCGGCTGGGCCTACTCGAACGGCGCCGACTTCGCGCAGCAGCTCGGCCTCGCGCCGAAGCCGGGCGCGGCCCCCGCCGCCAAGAAGTAG
- a CDS encoding aldo/keto reductase: MRKRPLGKTGLVVSEMAIGTWGLSGDAYGKVEEADAEIVLRRAIEIGFDVIDTADAYGAGRMERLAGRIAKANPEVVIVTKGGLDRTTEPARKNFSAEHLRGAVERSLKRIDKDALQVYLLHNPTPETLWNGEAVEVMQTLKKEGKIQHWGVAAGDEDVARAAIDKGAEVIELAYNLLHPIDLHRLQGDIMIAGAGVLARSVLGHGLLHGMWAKDRRFEEGDHRAERWTRLELEKRIDDLDAVRFLVKGDVHTMRGAAVRFVLANHFVSAAVLGPRTKEQLEQLVRETGAGPRYLLDDDLRQLPRALDKIGIHT; the protein is encoded by the coding sequence ATGCGAAAACGGCCTCTCGGCAAGACCGGTCTCGTCGTGTCGGAGATGGCGATCGGGACGTGGGGCCTCTCCGGCGACGCGTACGGCAAGGTCGAGGAGGCCGACGCGGAGATCGTCCTTCGCCGCGCGATCGAGATCGGGTTCGACGTGATCGACACCGCCGACGCGTACGGCGCCGGACGCATGGAGCGCCTCGCGGGCCGCATCGCGAAGGCGAACCCCGAGGTCGTCATCGTCACGAAGGGCGGGCTCGATCGCACGACCGAGCCCGCGCGCAAGAACTTCTCCGCGGAGCACCTCCGCGGCGCGGTCGAGCGCTCGCTCAAGCGCATCGACAAGGACGCGCTCCAGGTCTACCTCCTCCACAACCCGACCCCCGAGACGCTCTGGAACGGCGAGGCGGTCGAGGTGATGCAGACGCTGAAGAAGGAGGGGAAGATCCAGCACTGGGGCGTCGCGGCCGGTGACGAGGACGTCGCGCGCGCCGCGATCGACAAGGGCGCGGAGGTGATCGAGCTCGCGTACAACCTGCTCCACCCGATCGATCTCCATCGCCTCCAGGGCGACATCATGATCGCCGGCGCGGGGGTCCTCGCGCGCTCGGTCCTCGGGCACGGGCTCCTCCACGGCATGTGGGCGAAGGACCGGCGCTTCGAGGAGGGCGACCACCGCGCGGAGCGCTGGACGCGGCTCGAGCTCGAGAAGCGGATCGACGACCTCGACGCGGTGCGCTTCCTCGTGAAGGGCGACGTCCACACGATGCGCGGCGCGGCGGTGCGCTTCGTGCTCGCGAACCACTTCGTCTCGGCGGCGGTGCTCGGACCGCGCACGAAGGAGCAGCTCGAGCAGCTCGTGCGCGAGACCGGCGCGGGCCCGCGCTACCTCCTCGACGACGACCTGCGCCAGCTCCCGCGCGCGCTCGACAAGATCGGGATCCACACATGA
- a CDS encoding 3'(2'),5'-bisphosphate nucleotidase CysQ, which translates to MSVDRADVMEKLVKAAAAAAEVVMKIYAESDPGVELKGPNDPVTRADKEANALLLEHLARDFPGVPLVAEESAPETYAGFGAAPCAIFVDPVDGTREFIAKNGEFAVMLGFAEAGVPTVGVVDCCAFGEVFAAAEGIGAFRIAGGARERVHVSDVTDLARARCAVSRSHRTEAVEEKLARLGLAELCPLGGAGIKAVRVATGAIELYAHPSGGPVKLWDACAPDAIVRAAGGVYTDARGRVFDYRGPYAQNEGTVAGNPILHAEAVERFNGT; encoded by the coding sequence ATGAGCGTCGATCGCGCGGACGTGATGGAGAAGCTCGTGAAGGCGGCGGCCGCGGCGGCCGAGGTCGTCATGAAGATCTACGCCGAGTCCGATCCGGGCGTGGAGCTCAAGGGCCCGAACGATCCCGTCACGCGCGCGGACAAAGAAGCGAACGCGCTCCTCCTCGAGCACCTCGCGCGCGACTTCCCGGGCGTGCCGCTCGTCGCGGAGGAGAGCGCGCCCGAGACGTACGCGGGCTTCGGCGCCGCGCCGTGCGCGATCTTCGTCGACCCCGTCGACGGCACGCGCGAGTTCATCGCGAAGAACGGCGAGTTCGCGGTCATGCTCGGCTTCGCGGAGGCGGGGGTGCCCACCGTCGGCGTCGTCGACTGCTGCGCCTTCGGCGAGGTGTTCGCGGCGGCGGAGGGGATCGGCGCCTTCCGCATCGCGGGCGGCGCGCGCGAGCGCGTCCACGTCTCGGACGTGACGGACCTCGCGCGCGCGCGCTGCGCGGTATCGCGCTCCCATCGCACCGAGGCGGTGGAGGAGAAGCTCGCGCGGCTCGGCCTCGCGGAGCTCTGCCCGCTCGGCGGCGCCGGCATCAAGGCGGTGCGCGTCGCGACCGGCGCGATCGAGCTCTACGCGCATCCGTCGGGCGGCCCGGTGAAGCTCTGGGACGCGTGCGCGCCGGACGCGATCGTGCGCGCGGCCGGCGGCGTGTACACCGACGCGCGCGGCCGCGTCTTCGACTACCGCGGCCCCTACGCGCAGAACGAGGGCACGGTGGCGGGGAACCCGATCCTCCACGCCGAAGCCGTCGAGCGGTTCAACGGGACATGA
- a CDS encoding FAD-binding oxidoreductase, whose protein sequence is MKNRAEVVVIGAGIMGLSIAYHLARLGIEDVVVVDKSYLCGGASGRNGGGIRAQWSSEANVRLMQESIRMCQDFASEFKINVWLRQGGYLFLARDQKRTKALERSSELQRKLGLDTRMLSPKEARKIVPELSGEGIVAASYNPDDGVVFPWPFVWGFAQAAMKRGALLATFTEVVGFDTRGARIEGVRIKRVGTNDKPFRIKTNKVVNACGAWSPEIARMLGVELPNKPHRHEICSTEPLKPWLKPLVADLANGLYFSQSTRGEIVGGIGQERVPPGVNHDSSFAFLGLYAKALVATCPILGKVKVLRQWSGCYDLTPDANPIVGAVDEVENFFQASGFMGHGFMMAPIMGKKIAEHIAGEQDDEEDQALFARWNLRRFKEGKLLEESMIIG, encoded by the coding sequence ATGAAGAACCGCGCGGAGGTCGTCGTGATCGGCGCAGGCATCATGGGCCTGTCGATCGCGTACCACCTCGCGCGGCTCGGGATCGAGGACGTCGTCGTCGTCGACAAGAGCTACCTCTGCGGCGGCGCGAGCGGGCGGAACGGCGGCGGCATCCGCGCGCAGTGGTCGAGCGAAGCGAACGTGCGGCTCATGCAGGAGAGCATCCGCATGTGCCAGGACTTCGCGAGCGAGTTCAAGATCAACGTCTGGCTCCGACAGGGCGGCTACCTCTTCCTCGCGCGCGATCAGAAGCGGACGAAGGCGCTCGAGCGTTCGAGCGAGCTCCAGCGCAAGCTCGGGCTCGACACGCGGATGCTCTCGCCGAAGGAGGCGCGGAAGATCGTGCCGGAGCTGTCGGGGGAGGGCATCGTCGCCGCGAGCTACAACCCCGACGACGGCGTCGTGTTCCCGTGGCCGTTCGTGTGGGGCTTCGCGCAGGCGGCGATGAAGCGCGGCGCCCTCCTCGCGACGTTCACGGAGGTGGTGGGCTTCGACACGCGCGGCGCGCGCATCGAGGGCGTCCGCATCAAGAGGGTCGGGACGAACGACAAGCCGTTCCGGATCAAGACGAACAAGGTCGTGAACGCGTGCGGAGCGTGGTCGCCGGAGATCGCGCGGATGCTCGGGGTCGAGCTCCCGAACAAGCCGCATCGCCACGAGATCTGCTCGACCGAGCCGCTCAAGCCGTGGCTGAAGCCGCTCGTCGCCGACCTCGCGAACGGCCTCTATTTCAGCCAATCGACGCGCGGCGAGATCGTCGGCGGCATCGGGCAGGAGCGCGTGCCGCCGGGCGTGAACCACGACAGCTCGTTCGCGTTCCTCGGCCTCTACGCGAAGGCGCTCGTCGCGACGTGCCCGATCCTCGGCAAGGTGAAGGTGCTGCGCCAGTGGTCCGGCTGCTACGACCTGACGCCGGACGCGAACCCGATCGTCGGCGCGGTCGACGAGGTGGAGAATTTCTTCCAGGCCTCCGGCTTCATGGGCCACGGCTTCATGATGGCGCCGATCATGGGCAAGAAGATCGCGGAGCACATCGCGGGCGAGCAGGACGACGAGGAGGACCAGGCCCTCTTCGCGCGCTGGAACCTCCGCCGCTTCAAGGAGGGCAAGCTCCTCGAGGAGTCGATGATCATCGGCTAA